A region of the Borrelia hispanica CRI genome:
AAAGACATAATGCCCAATTTTAGGAGTTGTATATGATGTATCAAGAGTTACTACTACTTCACCACGTCTTCTAATAGGAACAACTTCTCCTGGTAAGTACTTTTCTGTTTCATATGAAGGTATATAGGTCTTTTTCATAGCAAATCCACGAACAACATCAGTGTTTGTAGTACTAGATGTTGCTTTTTTTACCAAAATATCTCCCATATTAGAGGACTTACTAACTATTACTAAATCCCCAGGCAATATAGCCTCTGAATCAGCATCAACTATTGCAGACTCAGTTTCATGAATTCCACTCTTATGTTCAAATCCTGGTAAAAAACTTTTTTCTGAACCGGAAAAACTAAATTTATGCATGCGCAAACCCAACATTAGCAATTTTATCTTTATATCTCTGTGCCATGGTATTATTTACAATCTCTCCAACAGATCTACCACGTGCATTATTCATTTGCTTGTAAGCTGTAAGTTGTTGTACAAGGAAACTCATATTATCAATCTGTGCATCAAGATCTCCAGATTCATCTACTTGAACTTAATATCATATTTTCTTTTCATAGCATCTAAAAATGCCAACTTTGCATCCTTGATACTACTAACCTTTTCAAATTCTGGAGAAATATCATACTGCTTGGACGCATCCTGTAATTGTGACAAAATCTTAGAATCCCTGAATGCATTAAGTTCGGCCTTCTTTTCAGCTTGTTTCTTATCTCTCTCACCTTCTGCTAATCTCTTCTCAAAATCCTGAATTATCTCTGGTATTCTCTTAGAATCTGAGATCAACTTTTCATACTCTTC
Encoded here:
- a CDS encoding structural cement protein Gp24, which codes for MLGLRMHKFSFSGSEKSFLPGFEHKSGIHETESAIVDADSEAILPGDLVIVSKSSNMGDILVKKATSSTTNTDVVRGFAMKKTYIPSYETEKYLPGEVVPIRRRGEVVVTLDTSYTTPKIGHYVF